In Anaerolineae bacterium, a single window of DNA contains:
- the acnA gene encoding aconitate hydratase AcnA gives MTQPTRNALGARAKFNTGRGSAYLYRLDKLEQEGLGHISRLPFSIKILLEAVLREVDGYVVTAENVQKLAAWNAAAPAPDEIPFKPARVLLQDFTGVPVVVDLAAMRSAMARMGGNPQKINPVVPVNLVIDHSVQVDVFGRSIALERNSEIEFERNRERYEFLRWGQQAFANFSVVPPASGIVHQVNLEYLAKGVWTRPEEDGLVVYPDSLVGTDSHTTMINGLGIVGWGVGGIEAEAVMLGQPIYMLTPAVIGFKLTGQLREGVTATDLTLTVVQLLRQKGVVGKFVEFYGPGLSQMTLPDRATIANMAPEYGATMGFFPTDAESLNYLRRTGRPPELVELVERYSKEQGLFRADTTPEPKFTDTLALDLGDVTPSLAGPKRPQDRVALAEMKTAFHAALTHPVGPQGYGLAETALQRTGLIRRKGDRRGIPSEEIKHGAVVLAAITSCTNTSNPSVMLGAGILAKKAVERGLTVPAYVKTSLAPGSKVVTHYLNEASLTPYLEQLGFYTVGYGCTTCIGNSGPLPDEVVQAITTGDLIVAGVLSGNRNFEGRIHPYIKANYLASPPLVVAYALAGTVAIDLTTEPLGADKNGRPVYLKDIWPTHAEIAAEFDQALNPDTFRREYGGIERSNPRWNEIPITEGALYEWYEWSTYIQEPPFFMEMRPNPNPIQSIQTARVLVKVGDSVTTDHISPAGAIPAEMPAGQYLQDHDVAPQEFNSFGSRRGNDRVMTRGTFGNIRLRNQLAPGTEGGWTTYLPTGQVMPIFDASEKYRAAGVSLLVIAGKEYGTGSSRDWAAKGAQLLGVKAVLAESFERIHRSNLVGMGVLPLQFKPGQNAKSLGLTGQENYTIHLDDNLQPRQEVQVDVTGADGATRAITMMCRVDTPVEVDYYRNGGILQTVLRNFLKEVGFTQIVDAFQR, from the coding sequence ATGACGCAACCCACCAGGAACGCTCTAGGTGCGCGGGCCAAATTTAACACCGGCCGCGGCTCGGCCTACCTTTATCGCCTCGACAAATTGGAACAAGAAGGATTGGGCCATATCTCCCGGCTGCCTTTTTCAATAAAAATATTGCTGGAAGCGGTGCTACGTGAGGTGGACGGCTACGTTGTTACCGCGGAAAACGTGCAAAAGTTGGCTGCCTGGAACGCCGCCGCCCCGGCCCCGGACGAAATCCCCTTTAAACCGGCCCGCGTGCTTTTACAGGACTTCACCGGCGTCCCGGTTGTGGTTGACCTGGCCGCCATGCGCTCGGCCATGGCCCGCATGGGCGGCAATCCGCAAAAAATTAATCCCGTGGTGCCGGTCAACCTGGTGATTGACCACTCGGTGCAGGTGGACGTGTTTGGCCGGAGCATTGCCCTGGAGCGTAACTCGGAGATTGAGTTTGAGCGCAACCGGGAGCGATACGAGTTTTTGCGCTGGGGCCAGCAGGCCTTTGCCAACTTCAGCGTGGTGCCGCCGGCCAGCGGCATTGTGCATCAGGTCAATCTGGAATACCTGGCTAAAGGCGTTTGGACGCGCCCGGAAGAGGACGGCCTGGTGGTTTACCCCGACAGCCTGGTGGGCACCGACAGCCACACCACCATGATTAACGGCCTGGGCATTGTGGGTTGGGGAGTGGGCGGGATTGAGGCCGAAGCCGTGATGCTGGGCCAGCCCATTTATATGCTCACCCCAGCAGTGATTGGCTTTAAACTGACCGGCCAATTGCGCGAGGGCGTGACCGCCACCGACCTGACCCTGACCGTGGTGCAGCTGCTGCGCCAAAAAGGCGTGGTCGGCAAATTTGTGGAATTTTACGGCCCCGGCCTGAGCCAGATGACCCTGCCCGACCGGGCCACCATTGCCAACATGGCCCCCGAATATGGCGCGACTATGGGCTTTTTCCCCACGGATGCCGAGTCGCTTAATTACCTGCGCCGCACCGGCCGCCCGCCGGAATTGGTTGAGTTGGTGGAGCGCTACAGCAAAGAACAGGGCCTTTTCCGCGCCGATACCACGCCCGAACCCAAATTTACCGACACCCTGGCCCTTGATTTAGGCGACGTGACGCCCAGCCTGGCCGGGCCAAAACGTCCCCAGGATCGGGTGGCCCTGGCGGAGATGAAAACAGCCTTCCACGCGGCGCTGACCCATCCGGTTGGGCCGCAAGGTTATGGCCTGGCCGAGACTGCCCTGCAACGCACGGGCTTAATTCGTAGGAAGGGCGACCGACGGGGCATCCCTTCAGAGGAAATCAAACACGGCGCGGTAGTGCTGGCGGCCATCACTTCTTGCACCAACACCAGCAACCCTTCGGTGATGTTGGGAGCGGGCATTTTGGCCAAAAAAGCGGTTGAGCGAGGTTTGACCGTGCCCGCTTATGTTAAAACCAGCCTGGCCCCCGGCTCCAAAGTGGTCACCCATTATCTCAATGAGGCCAGCTTAACCCCTTACCTGGAACAACTGGGGTTTTATACCGTAGGCTATGGCTGCACCACATGTATTGGCAATAGCGGCCCGCTGCCGGACGAGGTGGTTCAGGCCATTACCACCGGCGATTTGATTGTGGCCGGGGTGCTCAGCGGCAACCGCAACTTTGAAGGGCGGATTCACCCCTACATCAAAGCCAATTACCTGGCCTCCCCGCCGCTGGTGGTGGCCTACGCTCTGGCCGGAACCGTGGCTATTGACCTGACCACCGAGCCGCTGGGCGCAGATAAAAACGGCCGGCCGGTTTATCTTAAAGACATCTGGCCTACCCACGCCGAAATCGCCGCCGAATTTGACCAGGCCCTTAATCCTGATACGTTCCGGCGAGAGTACGGCGGCATCGAGCGCAGCAATCCGCGCTGGAACGAAATTCCCATCACCGAGGGCGCGCTCTACGAGTGGTACGAGTGGTCAACCTATATCCAGGAACCGCCTTTTTTCATGGAGATGAGGCCCAACCCCAACCCCATTCAATCCATTCAAACGGCCAGGGTGCTGGTGAAAGTGGGCGACTCGGTGACCACCGACCACATTTCCCCGGCCGGCGCTATCCCGGCGGAGATGCCCGCCGGGCAATATTTGCAGGATCACGATGTAGCGCCCCAAGAGTTCAACTCGTTTGGCTCGCGGCGCGGCAACGACCGGGTGATGACGCGGGGCACGTTTGGCAATATCCGCCTGCGCAACCAGTTGGCGCCCGGCACCGAAGGCGGCTGGACCACCTACCTGCCCACGGGCCAGGTAATGCCCATTTTTGACGCCAGCGAAAAATACCGGGCCGCTGGCGTGTCGCTGCTGGTGATTGCCGGAAAGGAGTACGGCACGGGTTCCAGCCGGGATTGGGCGGCCAAAGGAGCGCAACTGTTGGGGGTCAAAGCGGTGCTGGCCGAAAGTTTTGAGCGCATCCATCGCAGCAATCTGGTGGGCATGGGGGTGCTGCCGCTGCAATTCAAACCTGGCCAAAACGCCAAGAGCCTGGGCCTGACGGGTCAAGAAAATTATACCATCCACCTTGATGACAACCTGCAACCCCGCCAGGAGGTGCAGGTTGATGTGACCGGCGCTGATGGCGCCACCCGGGCCATCACAATGATGTGCCGGGTGGACACGCCGGTGGAGGTGGACTATTACCGTAACGGAGGGATTTTACAGACGGTATTGCGGAACTTTTTAAAAGAAGTAGGATTTACGCAAATCGTTGATGCATTCCAGAGGTGA
- a CDS encoding TerC family protein — protein MDAQLFIWIGFNIFVIIMLVIDLKVFHREAHEISVKEALIWSAVWIALALLFNVIIYFWRGPTSALEYLTGYLIEKSLSVDNLFVFLMIFAYFGVASRYQHNVLFWGILGALIMRALFIAAGITLIQRFEWVIFIFGAFLIYTGIKLALEKDKEVEPDKNPVLKLVRRFLPVTNTLEGQNFFVRQAGRSMATPLFIVLIAIETTDVIFALDSIPAILAITTDPFIVYTSNVFAILGLRALYFALAGIMRMFYYLHYGLSVILVFVGVKMIISKIHEVPLIGHFFTDFHIPVGVALGVVGGILVISVIASIFWPFRVEEAHLIYPGEKWETK, from the coding sequence ATGGACGCCCAACTTTTCATCTGGATTGGTTTCAATATTTTTGTAATTATAATGTTGGTTATTGACCTGAAAGTATTTCACCGCGAGGCCCATGAAATTTCGGTGAAAGAGGCGCTCATCTGGAGCGCGGTCTGGATTGCCCTGGCCCTCTTGTTTAATGTGATTATCTATTTTTGGCGCGGGCCAACCTCGGCGCTGGAATATTTAACCGGCTACCTCATCGAGAAATCGTTGAGCGTGGATAATCTGTTTGTCTTTTTGATGATTTTTGCCTACTTTGGCGTGGCCTCACGTTACCAGCATAACGTGCTGTTCTGGGGCATTTTGGGCGCGTTGATTATGCGGGCGCTTTTTATCGCTGCGGGCATTACTTTAATTCAACGCTTTGAATGGGTCATCTTTATTTTTGGCGCGTTTCTCATTTACACCGGCATCAAGTTGGCCCTGGAAAAAGACAAAGAAGTTGAGCCGGACAAAAATCCGGTGCTTAAACTGGTGCGCCGTTTTTTGCCGGTTACCAACACCCTTGAAGGGCAAAACTTTTTTGTGCGGCAGGCTGGCCGCTCAATGGCTACTCCTCTCTTTATTGTGCTAATTGCCATTGAAACCACCGACGTGATTTTTGCCCTGGATTCCATCCCCGCCATCCTGGCCATCACCACCGACCCCTTTATTGTCTACACCTCAAACGTATTTGCCATTTTGGGCTTGCGGGCGCTCTATTTTGCCCTGGCCGGGATTATGCGGATGTTTTATTATCTGCATTACGGCCTGTCTGTTATTTTGGTGTTTGTGGGCGTTAAGATGATCATCTCCAAAATCCACGAGGTGCCGCTGATAGGCCACTTTTTCACCGACTTTCATATTCCCGTTGGCGTGGCGCTGGGCGTGGTGGGCGGCATTTTGGTGATTTCAGTTATTGCCTCAATTTTTTGGCCGTTCAGGGTAGAGGAGGCTCATTTAATCTACCCCGGTGAAAAGTGGGAAACGAAATAA
- a CDS encoding YvcK family protein: MSNKFTGHVVALTGGGDGAKLAHGLAQILPPEQLTIIVNTGDDFEHLGLRLSPDLDKVMYTLAGLGNPAIEGLKNESWNMMAALARYSGPTWYQLGDRDLATQLLRNYWLREGYPLNWITKELSRRLGVRHTLLPMSEDAVQTLIQTPKGELGVKAYLAQKPTPPEVTGVRFAGAAEAQPSREVLHALREAKVIVFCPGHPLLSFGPLLAMPNVPRILAASRAAKIGVAGMGGEQIDEAVAKIMAAAGLEVSVGGMARYLREVLTGFVLDHGDEKYQDALTDLGLRALMTGALMQNNEERIRLAQEVLDFATG; encoded by the coding sequence ATGAGCAATAAATTTACCGGCCACGTGGTGGCCCTTACCGGCGGCGGGGACGGAGCCAAACTGGCGCATGGCCTGGCCCAAATTTTGCCGCCGGAACAATTAACCATCATCGTCAATACCGGCGATGATTTTGAGCACCTGGGGCTACGCCTCTCCCCCGACTTGGATAAAGTGATGTACACCCTGGCCGGGTTAGGCAATCCGGCCATTGAGGGCCTCAAGAACGAAAGCTGGAACATGATGGCGGCGCTGGCGCGTTACAGCGGCCCCACCTGGTATCAACTTGGCGACCGTGACCTGGCGACTCAGTTATTACGTAATTACTGGCTACGCGAAGGGTATCCCCTGAACTGGATCACCAAAGAGTTGAGCCGCCGGTTGGGCGTGCGCCATACGCTCCTGCCCATGAGCGAAGATGCCGTGCAGACCCTCATTCAAACGCCCAAAGGAGAACTGGGGGTAAAGGCGTATTTGGCCCAAAAACCAACGCCGCCGGAGGTAACAGGGGTGCGGTTTGCCGGAGCGGCCGAAGCCCAACCCAGCCGCGAGGTGCTGCACGCGCTCCGCGAAGCCAAAGTCATTGTCTTTTGCCCCGGCCACCCCCTGCTGAGTTTTGGGCCGCTGCTGGCCATGCCCAACGTGCCGCGAATCCTGGCCGCCAGCCGGGCCGCCAAAATTGGGGTGGCGGGAATGGGGGGAGAACAGATAGATGAGGCTGTAGCCAAAATTATGGCCGCAGCGGGTCTGGAAGTTTCGGTGGGGGGGATGGCCCGCTATTTAAGAGAGGTTTTAACCGGCTTTGTGCTTGACCACGGGGATGAAAAATACCAGGACGCATTGACCGACCTGGGCCTGCGCGCCCTGATGACCGGCGCCCTGATGCAGAATAATGAGGAGCGAATCAGGTTAGCGCAAGAAGTTTTGGATTTTGCCACAGGATAG
- a CDS encoding TrpB-like pyridoxal phosphate-dependent enzyme, which translates to MDTVKYILTEDRIPRVWYNIQADLPKPVPPVMHPGTGQPIGPDDLAPLFPMGLIMQEVSQDREIEIPQEVLDVYQLWRPSPLIRARRLEKVLDTPARIYYKYEGVSPAGSHKPNTAVAQAYFNKQEGVKKLSTETGAGQWGSALAMSCAFFGLECKVFMVRVSYDQKPYRRGLMETYGASVTPSPSNETEAGRAILAEHPDSTGSLGIAISEAVEVAVKDPETRYSLGSVLNHVLMHQTVVGQEALEQFKLADDYPDVVIGCTGGGSNFAGLVFPFVGRNLRGETNVRVVAVEPTACPSLTKGPYAYDFGDTAHLTPLVKMHTLGSTFVPAGIHAGGLRYHGMAPLVSHLLNLGAIEATAVNQLVTFSTGVQFARAEGILPAPESNHAIAVAVAEANRCKEEGVSRTILFNLSGHGHFDVQAYLDYHAGKLRDYEYPEEEIAMALAGLPSVG; encoded by the coding sequence ATGGACACTGTCAAATACATTTTAACCGAAGATCGCATCCCTCGCGTCTGGTACAACATCCAGGCCGACCTGCCCAAACCGGTTCCGCCGGTGATGCACCCCGGCACGGGCCAGCCCATTGGCCCGGATGATCTGGCCCCTCTGTTCCCCATGGGCTTGATTATGCAAGAGGTTAGCCAGGACCGGGAGATTGAGATACCCCAAGAGGTGTTGGACGTTTATCAGCTCTGGCGTCCCTCCCCCCTTATCCGGGCGCGGCGGCTGGAAAAAGTGCTGGATACCCCGGCCCGCATCTATTACAAGTACGAAGGGGTCAGCCCGGCCGGTTCGCATAAACCCAACACCGCCGTAGCCCAGGCTTACTTTAATAAGCAGGAAGGGGTGAAAAAGCTGTCCACCGAAACCGGTGCCGGGCAGTGGGGTTCGGCCCTGGCCATGTCCTGCGCCTTTTTTGGCCTGGAGTGCAAAGTATTTATGGTGCGAGTTAGCTACGACCAGAAGCCTTACCGGCGTGGTTTGATGGAGACCTACGGCGCTTCGGTAACGCCCAGCCCCAGCAACGAAACCGAGGCCGGCCGGGCTATTTTGGCCGAACATCCCGACTCCACCGGCTCTCTGGGCATTGCCATTTCCGAGGCGGTGGAAGTGGCCGTTAAAGACCCGGAAACCCGGTACAGCCTGGGCAGCGTGCTCAACCACGTGTTGATGCATCAAACCGTAGTGGGGCAGGAGGCGCTGGAGCAATTCAAACTGGCCGACGATTATCCCGACGTGGTGATTGGCTGCACCGGCGGCGGCTCCAACTTTGCCGGGTTGGTCTTTCCTTTTGTGGGGCGCAATCTGCGGGGTGAAACTAACGTGCGGGTTGTGGCGGTAGAACCCACCGCCTGCCCCAGCCTGACCAAAGGCCCGTATGCCTACGATTTTGGCGACACGGCTCACCTGACGCCGCTGGTCAAGATGCATACTCTGGGCAGCACCTTTGTGCCGGCCGGTATTCACGCCGGCGGCCTGCGCTACCACGGCATGGCCCCGTTGGTGAGTCACTTGCTTAACCTGGGCGCAATTGAGGCCACTGCCGTTAACCAATTAGTAACGTTCTCGACCGGGGTTCAGTTTGCCCGCGCTGAAGGCATTTTGCCCGCGCCCGAGTCGAATCACGCCATTGCGGTGGCGGTGGCGGAGGCGAATCGCTGCAAAGAAGAAGGCGTTAGCCGGACTATTTTGTTCAATCTGTCCGGCCACGGCCACTTTGACGTGCAGGCCTACCTGGATTACCACGCCGGCAAACTGCGCGATTACGAATATCCCGAAGAAGAAATTGCGATGGCCCTGGCCGGTTTGCCCAGTGTAGGCTAA